CGTCGGACCGCTCGTAGACCGCGCGCCGCTCGGTCGGACGCTCACGCTCTCGGAACTCGCACAAGCGTCGCTCGTCCTACTCGTCCCGATAGCGGCCGCGTTCGGCCACCTGAACGTCGTCGTCGTGTTGACGGTCATGCCACTGCTCGCGCTGGCGAACCTCTTCTCGGGGCCTGCGCAAAATGCGACCATCCCGCGAATCGTGCCGGACGAACGACTCGTACGGGCGAACTCGGTCGGGCAAGTCGTCACGAAAGCCAGCGACGCCACGGCACGCGGCGTCGCTGGCGTGTTGATTGCCGCAATCGGTGGGGTGGCGCTCTATCTCGTAGACGCCGCGACCTTCGTCCTCGCCGCGATTCTGCTGGGGTCGCTGTCGATTCCAGCGCGGGAGAGCGAGAAGAGTGGGAGTTCCGACGCCGACGCGTTCGACTTCGATGGCTACGTCGAGGATTTGCGAGAAGGTTTGGACCTCCTCGCAGACTCCGTCCTCGGCCGGATGCTCGTCGCGAGTCTGTTCGCCAACTTCCTGACCGGCGTCGCACTCGCGGTGCTCCCTGCCTTCGCCGAAGGCATTGGCGGTGCAGAGCTGTACGGCCTGCTCCTCGCGGGGATGACCGTCGGGACCGTCGCCGGGTCAGTCCTCGCGTCGTTCTTCGACCGGTACCCGCTCGGTCGGACGACTATCGCAGGGCTCGTCGTCTCCGGACTCGCGTGGGCCGGCGCAGTCGTCCTGCCGGGACGACTGCTTACCGTCGCCTTGTTCGCTGCCTCGCGGGTCCCGCTCGGCGTCTACAACGTCTCGGTGTCGGCTACGCTTCAGACGGGCGTTCCGGACGACTTGCTCGGTCGCGTGTCGGCAGTGGTCGGAAGCGCGACGAGTCTCGTCCTCCCGGCAGGCATGTTGCTCGGCGGTCTCGCAGGCACCCGTTTCGGAAGTAATTCGGTTATGTTCGCCAGCGCGCTCGGGTCGGTGTTGATGGCAGGCTACTGGCTGGCGATACCGTCGTTGCGGCGATTTGGACCGCCGACCGAAGTTGCGTCTGGAGAATTTTATCGGGCTTAGAACAGCTTTCGGCGCAGGTCGTCGGCCGCGAGCGCGCCTTGGAAGGCCCACGAGAGCTTCTTGTGCTTGTGCGCCACACTGGCCATGCCGAGCAGGAGGAACGCCCGCTTCGGTCGCCCTCTGTGCATGGCGAGACCTGCCTGCGCGAGCAGCGACAGGGAGTTGAGGCCGCCTTTCTGGAGATTTGCGGGTGCGCCGAACAGGACCTTCGCGGCGTCGAGCGGCGTCGGGGGTTTCGGTGGCATATCCGAACTGTGGAGAGCGGTCGGGATAAGCGTTCGGCCGGACGACACGAAGCGACGCGAACGCGTCGAGGGGAGTCGATAGTCGAGACAATGGGTCGTCAGACAGGAAACCCGTCGCCCCCGGAACGACGAAAAATACAGCGTGTTTGCTCAAGCTTTTCCGTCTCGGGTCCTTAGGTGCTAAAAATCAATGGACACGGAGCCTCCCAGCGAGCGAGACGCCGCCGAAGTCGAGTGGTGTTTTGATGCCGTAGAAGGCGTCTCGCGGACGTTTGCGATTACTATCGACGTACTGGAGGAGCCGATGGCGTCGGCGATCTGCGTCGGCTACCTCCTCTGTCGAGTCCCCGATACGGTCGAAGACGCTGGACACATCCCCGCCGACGAACAGGCGCGTCTCCTCGAAACGTACGACAAGGTTCTCGACCCCGACGACGAGACGGCCGCCCGAACGTTCGGCCGCGAGGTCGAGGAGTGGGTCCCAGACGACCGAACCGAGGACTGGGACGTGGTCGCCCAATCCGAGCGCGTCTTCCGCGCGTTCGAAGCCCAACCTCCCACTATTCGAGAGGCAGTCCGCGGACCGGTTCGAGAGATGGTAGACGGTATGGCGACGTTCGTAGACCGCTACGCAGACACCGAAGGGCTTCGCATCCAGACGCCCGCCGAGTTGGAGGAGTACTGCCACTACGTCGCGGGCACCGTCGGCGAACTCATCACGAATCTCGCCTGTCGCGGCGACGTGGACCCGGAGCGCGAGCGCATGCTGTACGACCACGCCGAGTCGTTCGGTCGCCTGCTCCAACTCGTCAACATCGCTAAGGACGTGTACGCAGACTACCACGAGGAGAACAACGTCTACCTTCCGGCGTCGTGGCTCCGCGCCGAAGGTGTCTCTCCCGAGGAAGTCTGTACGCCCGAAAACGAGTCCGAGACGGCTTCTGTCGTTTCCCGCACTGCCGACCGCGCTCGTAGCTACGCCGACGACGCCCAGACGTACCTCGAAACGGTGCCGCTCGCACACGGCAACACGCTCGCGGCGTGGGCGATTCCGTATCTGCTCGCGGTTGGCACGCTCCGCGAAGTCGCCAAGCGACCGGAGGACGCCCTTCGAG
The sequence above is a segment of the Halorussus halophilus genome. Coding sequences within it:
- a CDS encoding MFS transporter, whose product is MSYGFADAARSRVAVLRNRQFRRLLAGRAVSVLGDGLYSVAAMWLVYEMTGSTAYTGLAGFLSRAPGILKVFVGPLVDRAPLGRTLTLSELAQASLVLLVPIAAAFGHLNVVVVLTVMPLLALANLFSGPAQNATIPRIVPDERLVRANSVGQVVTKASDATARGVAGVLIAAIGGVALYLVDAATFVLAAILLGSLSIPARESEKSGSSDADAFDFDGYVEDLREGLDLLADSVLGRMLVASLFANFLTGVALAVLPAFAEGIGGAELYGLLLAGMTVGTVAGSVLASFFDRYPLGRTTIAGLVVSGLAWAGAVVLPGRLLTVALFAASRVPLGVYNVSVSATLQTGVPDDLLGRVSAVVGSATSLVLPAGMLLGGLAGTRFGSNSVMFASALGSVLMAGYWLAIPSLRRFGPPTEVASGEFYRA
- a CDS encoding phytoene/squalene synthase family protein gives rise to the protein MDTEPPSERDAAEVEWCFDAVEGVSRTFAITIDVLEEPMASAICVGYLLCRVPDTVEDAGHIPADEQARLLETYDKVLDPDDETAARTFGREVEEWVPDDRTEDWDVVAQSERVFRAFEAQPPTIREAVRGPVREMVDGMATFVDRYADTEGLRIQTPAELEEYCHYVAGTVGELITNLACRGDVDPERERMLYDHAESFGRLLQLVNIAKDVYADYHEENNVYLPASWLRAEGVSPEEVCTPENESETASVVSRTADRARSYADDAQTYLETVPLAHGNTLAAWAIPYLLAVGTLREVAKRPEDALREAGIKITREEVHAVIAAFAAEADRDAVAEIRSIISEQPFHRA